One Sulfolobus sp. S-194 DNA segment encodes these proteins:
- a CDS encoding ZPR1 zinc finger domain-containing protein: protein MNEPKLLYEGKHICPVCHKETLVIKEYIYEAPKVGKLELSVWECENCGFRVRDVKPFETLTPIKLEYKIETENDLNTFVYRSAFASIIIPELGVEITAGSAYQGIITTVEGILEIIIDQINDCNENTCKDIFEAKEGKKPFTLIIEDPSGLSFIQSEKVVIKKLDNSIQP from the coding sequence ATGAGCCTAAATTACTCTATGAAGGAAAACACATTTGCCCCGTGTGCCATAAAGAAACTCTAGTAATTAAAGAGTACATTTATGAAGCTCCTAAAGTAGGCAAGTTAGAATTATCGGTTTGGGAGTGCGAAAATTGCGGATTCCGGGTAAGAGATGTAAAACCTTTCGAAACACTAACTCCTATAAAGTTAGAATATAAAATCGAGACAGAAAACGATCTAAATACTTTCGTATATAGATCAGCGTTTGCTAGCATAATAATCCCAGAATTAGGTGTTGAGATAACAGCTGGATCTGCTTATCAAGGAATTATAACAACCGTGGAAGGTATATTAGAGATCATTATAGATCAAATAAATGACTGTAACGAAAATACATGCAAAGATATATTTGAAGCAAAAGAGGGTAAAAAACCCTTTACATTGATCATAGAAGATCCAAGTGGATTAAGCTTTATTCAAAGCGAAAAAGTAGTTATAAAAAAATTAGATAATTCTATTCAACCTTGA
- the hsp20 gene encoding archaeal heat shock protein Hsp20: MSKKYRDPFDLFDELFREIEEEFERFEREFMRLGSEEGAKVYGPYVYGFRITVGPDGKPKIEEFGNVRNFKGKPIVSEEREPLVDVIEKNDEIRVIAEVPGVNKDQIKVKISGNKLIIQAQGEDRKYYKEVELPTEVDDKSAKATYNNGVLQVILKKKQQQESSTEIKVE; the protein is encoded by the coding sequence ATGTCAAAGAAATATAGAGATCCTTTCGATTTATTTGATGAACTTTTTAGAGAAATAGAGGAAGAGTTTGAGAGATTTGAAAGAGAGTTTATGAGATTAGGTAGTGAAGAAGGTGCTAAAGTTTACGGTCCTTATGTTTATGGATTTAGAATAACTGTAGGACCGGATGGAAAACCAAAAATTGAAGAATTTGGAAACGTAAGGAACTTTAAAGGAAAACCTATAGTAAGTGAGGAAAGAGAACCATTAGTTGATGTTATAGAGAAAAACGATGAAATTAGAGTAATAGCTGAAGTACCTGGCGTGAATAAAGATCAGATTAAAGTAAAAATTTCTGGGAATAAGTTAATCATACAAGCACAAGGTGAAGATAGAAAGTACTATAAAGAGGTAGAATTACCTACTGAGGTTGATGATAAAAGTGCTAAGGCTACGTATAATAACGGTGTCTTGCAAGTAATTTTAAAGAAGAAACAGCAGCAAGAATCTAGTACTGAGATCAAGGTTGAATAG
- the mce gene encoding methylmalonyl-CoA epimerase: METQNIDHIGIAVENIEEAIKFYTEKLGMKVVHKEILEDRGLKVAFLTGKEGETAIELLEPINHEDMNNTVAKFIKNRGQGLHHLAIKVENIESSLKELESQGIQLVDKKPRPGARGHLVAFVHPKSVMGVLLELVQPRE, from the coding sequence ATGGAGACACAAAATATAGATCACATAGGTATCGCTGTAGAAAATATAGAGGAAGCAATAAAATTTTATACTGAAAAGCTAGGAATGAAAGTTGTACATAAAGAAATCTTGGAAGATAGAGGCTTAAAGGTCGCATTTTTAACTGGTAAGGAAGGCGAAACGGCAATAGAATTATTAGAACCTATCAATCATGAAGATATGAATAATACTGTGGCTAAATTCATTAAAAATAGGGGTCAAGGTTTACATCATTTAGCTATAAAAGTTGAAAACATAGAGTCTTCACTTAAGGAATTAGAATCTCAAGGAATTCAATTAGTTGATAAAAAGCCAAGGCCCGGTGCTAGAGGGCATTTAGTTGCATTTGTTCACCCTAAGAGTGTGATGGGTGTTTTATTGGAGTTAGTTCAGCCGAGAGAATAA